The Streptomyces achromogenes genome window below encodes:
- a CDS encoding ABC transporter substrate-binding protein has protein sequence MRDVRIDRRGFLRGVGGVAAGVAAATSLSACGTGTSRSVGSGGKSSKTLVVRNSGGSYGDANQQAIYEPFTKETGIQVKVVNIEYAQMLAQIKQGRPQFDVIDDSMADFVLFKQQDATEDLDHDRLKNFKNAGIAKALVTSNAVGKNYWASVMAYRTDAFDGRKPASWADFWDAKTFSGNRALQALDADLPELEFALLADGVALDRLYPLDVDRAFKVLSEIKPHVRKFWDTGALPGVLLGRKEVDASSVWHGRLDALIKGGAPLAYQWNGARRQSNALGIPKGAANLDAAYQLIDFALRPEVQAAYAEIYPMAPSVPAAYKKLSAGTAANLASSPEHLESGFDLDVEWWIKNQDAVSKRWQEWTHA, from the coding sequence GTGAGAGATGTCCGGATAGACCGCAGAGGGTTTCTGCGCGGAGTCGGCGGCGTGGCCGCAGGCGTCGCCGCCGCCACATCGCTCAGCGCCTGCGGCACCGGCACCAGCCGGTCCGTCGGCAGCGGCGGCAAGAGCTCCAAGACCCTCGTGGTTCGCAACAGCGGGGGCTCCTACGGCGACGCCAACCAGCAGGCGATCTACGAGCCGTTCACCAAGGAGACCGGCATCCAGGTCAAGGTGGTGAACATCGAGTACGCCCAGATGCTCGCCCAGATCAAACAGGGCCGCCCCCAGTTCGACGTCATCGACGACTCCATGGCCGACTTCGTGCTCTTCAAGCAGCAGGACGCCACCGAGGACCTCGACCACGACCGGCTGAAGAACTTCAAGAACGCGGGCATCGCCAAGGCACTGGTGACCTCCAACGCGGTCGGCAAGAACTACTGGGCCAGCGTGATGGCGTACCGCACCGACGCGTTCGACGGAAGGAAGCCGGCCTCGTGGGCCGACTTCTGGGACGCCAAGACGTTCTCCGGCAACCGCGCCCTGCAGGCCCTGGACGCCGACCTGCCCGAGCTGGAGTTCGCCCTCCTCGCCGACGGCGTGGCGCTGGACAGGCTCTACCCGCTCGATGTGGACCGCGCCTTCAAGGTTCTCAGCGAGATCAAGCCCCACGTCCGCAAGTTCTGGGACACCGGTGCTCTGCCCGGCGTGCTCCTGGGCCGCAAGGAGGTCGACGCCTCCAGCGTGTGGCATGGCCGCCTGGACGCCCTGATCAAGGGCGGCGCCCCGCTCGCCTACCAGTGGAACGGTGCCCGCCGGCAGAGCAACGCCCTCGGCATTCCCAAGGGCGCGGCGAACCTCGACGCCGCCTACCAGCTCATCGACTTCGCGCTGCGGCCCGAGGTACAGGCGGCCTACGCCGAGATCTACCCGATGGCCCCGTCGGTGCCGGCCGCCTACAAGAAGCTCTCCGCCGGCACGGCCGCGAACCTGGCCAGCTCCCCCGAGCACCTGGAGTCGGGCTTCGACCTGGACGTCGAGTGGTGGATCAAGAACCAGGACGCCGTGTCCAAGCGCTGGCAGGAGTGGACGCATGCCTGA
- a CDS encoding succinylglutamate desuccinylase/aspartoacylase family protein → MTATLSVGVLHAEPGTKTRGTVPADLGTLTVDIPLTLVNGAHPGLRVLITAGVHGGEFTGVDAATRLAALLEPGEVHGQVIVCPVANPPAVYQGRLGVSPLDGVNINRVFPGDPDGSPTERLAAWLFTNLVDGADAYVDLHSGGIDEVLTDFVGYRLTGDPERDAQTADMAGALGIEDVIFGMNADGGNSHAAAARQGVPAILVETGQLGERDADTARRLVEGLHGVLGRLGVLDTKPQGDTAVRAWVWAAGVTAEATGLWYPEFAAGDYVTEGQILGRVIDPADGQEHKVLSPATGRIFYGMRGLTVAPGAELAAIAAPAPQDSGGH, encoded by the coding sequence ATGACCGCCACCCTGTCCGTCGGCGTCCTGCACGCCGAGCCCGGGACCAAGACCCGCGGCACCGTCCCGGCCGACCTCGGCACCCTCACCGTGGACATCCCGCTGACCCTGGTCAACGGCGCCCACCCCGGCCTTCGCGTGCTGATCACCGCGGGCGTGCACGGCGGCGAGTTCACGGGGGTCGACGCGGCCACCCGACTGGCCGCTCTCCTGGAGCCCGGCGAGGTGCACGGTCAGGTGATCGTCTGCCCGGTCGCCAACCCCCCGGCCGTCTACCAGGGTCGCCTCGGCGTCTCCCCGCTCGACGGCGTGAACATCAATCGCGTCTTCCCCGGCGACCCCGACGGCAGCCCCACCGAACGTCTCGCGGCCTGGCTGTTCACCAACCTCGTGGACGGCGCTGACGCCTACGTCGACCTGCACTCCGGCGGCATCGACGAAGTCCTGACAGATTTCGTCGGTTACCGCCTCACCGGTGACCCCGAACGGGACGCACAGACAGCGGACATGGCCGGCGCGCTCGGCATCGAGGACGTCATCTTCGGAATGAACGCGGACGGCGGCAACAGTCACGCGGCCGCCGCCCGCCAGGGCGTCCCGGCGATCCTCGTGGAGACCGGCCAGCTCGGCGAACGCGACGCGGACACCGCTCGTCGTCTCGTCGAAGGTCTGCATGGGGTCCTGGGTCGGCTCGGCGTCCTGGACACCAAGCCCCAGGGCGACACGGCCGTCCGGGCATGGGTCTGGGCCGCCGGCGTCACCGCCGAGGCGACCGGCCTGTGGTATCCCGAGTTCGCCGCAGGCGACTACGTGACGGAGGGCCAGATCCTCGGCCGTGTCATCGACCCGGCCGACGGCCAGGAGCACAAGGTCCTCTCCCCGGCCACCGGCCGGATCTTCTACGGCATGCGCGGACTGACCGTCGCCCCCGGCGCCGAACTCGCCGCCATCGCCGCCCCGGCTCCCCAGGACTCCGGCGGCCACTGA